A genome region from Trichosurus vulpecula isolate mTriVul1 chromosome 5, mTriVul1.pri, whole genome shotgun sequence includes the following:
- the LOC118850941 gene encoding stonustoxin subunit alpha-like, with translation MSPLGQPPSNQALRPYGSCWTIASEQAIDVIAEHRSHSLKLFLPWVNGFTLSMSLWETAEKELPSRLTLKTPVEIPALGRPLYLGTLYDCRSDTSIPGITLWDKETLERNVTTEGQCKTDFDIITSDSIDEKTNAMNIPAELKASVLGGLVEIGGSGKYLNDTKTSQQQARVTLKYSMTTRYSHLTMNHLGYQNIAYHDVFDNGTATHVVTAVLYGAQAFFVFDQKVSNNENVKNIEGRLEAEIKKIPLMSGKVGGEVKIEDSVKKSTKEFRCKFYGDFVLETTPVTYEDAVKVYASLPKLLRGRGVPLQVWLYPLENLSPKAAKLAQGISISLVWDTQDTLEKLSECDKRCNDMLEAPGFSVFSTMREKVRLFQELNRQHRKLLQKEIAKALPLIRAGRAEEDELTRILIRESQSPFSTRRLSEFLDQKLQEMKVVNSYLTILKEVLVITDQNEVDNVVLGFTHRFVLVFAFTSLQEEPYLADWKQWLWNPELFSPDCEQKTYSSWVKDPETRRKAIQMAKSFSTFAKANHSTEKTQFIVASVPDVESKGVSIYLYEKGLLVSTNFELPVKPPPPQIAGVTHDCVDLTLIPASGKKERITGYQIEYQVVGEEDWTTIPVSGKPEVFKVSGLEPCTEYVFRFAEVWELGLSESSDMSLAVRTLPPSCPPGKPEAVVVGPQSVTLHWEGPSVVGAGVKIKEYRIGYREETEAEEEEEGEWHEHSTGNNEMYCDIDGLTPQTVYRFRVSAVYDGGWTSESSDKSGPVRTLSYTEEATTSA, from the exons ATGAGTCCCCTGGGACAGCCACCATCTAACCAGGCTCTGCGTCCTTATGGGTCCTGCTGGACCATTGCTTCCGAGCAGGCCATTGATGTGATTGCAGAGCAC AGATCCCACTCCTTGAAGCTGTTTTTGCCCTGGGTCAATGGCTTCACTTTGTCTATGTCTCTGTG GGAAACAGCAGAGAAAGAACTTCCAAGCCGCCTGACCTTGAAGACCCCAGTGGAGATCCCAGCTCTTGGTCGACCCTTATATCTGGGGACACTGTATGACTGTCGCTCAGATACCTCCATCCCTG GCATCACTTTATGGGACAAGGAGACCCTCGAAAGAAATGTGACCACAGAAGGGCAGTGCAAGACTGACTTTGACATCATCACCTCTGACTCTATTGATGAGAAGACCAATGCCATGAATATCCCTGCAGAGCTGAAAGCAAGTGTCCTGGGGGGACTGGTTGAAATAGGAGGTTCTGGCAAGTATTTAAATGACACCAAGACATCCCAACAGCAAGCTCGGGTCACCCTCAAGTACAGTATGACTACACGGTATTCCCACCTCACGATGAACCACCTGGGATATCAGAATATTGCTTACCATGACGTGTTTGATAATGGAACAGCCACCCATGTGGTCACTGCAGTGCTCTATGGGGCCCAGGCTTTCTTTGTGTTTGATCAGAAAGTTTCCAACAatgaaaatgtcaagaatataGAAGGAAGGTTGGAGGCTGAAATAAAGAAGATTCCCCTAATGTCAGGAAAAGTAGGGGGAGAGGTGAAAATAGAGGACAGTGTGAAAAAATCAACCAAGGAATTCAGGTGTAAGTTTTATGGGGATTTTGTCCTTGAGACCACTCCAGTGACTTATGAAGATGCAGTAAAAGTCTATGCCTCCCTTCCTAAGCTGCTTAGGGGCCGTGGGGTGCCCCTCCAAGTCTGGTTGTACCCTCTGGAGAATCTGAGCCCCAAGGCTGCCAAGCTGGCTCAAGGGATTAGCATTAGCTTGGTGTGGGATACCCAAGACACTCTGGAGAAGTTATCTGAGTGTGACAAGAGGTGTAATGACATGCTGGAGGCACCAGGATTCTCAGTCTTTTCTACAATGAGGGAAAAGGTAAGGCTATTCCAGGAACTAAATAGGCAGCACAGAAAGcttttacagaaggaaatagccaaGGCTTTACCCCTGATCCGAGCAGGCAGAGCAGAGGAAGATGAGCTAACCAGGATTTTAATCAGGGAAAGCCAATCCCCATTCAGCACGAGGAGGCTCTCTGAGTTCCTGGATCAGAAGCTGCAGGAGATGAAGGTGGTCAATTCCTACCTCACCATTCTGAAGGAGGTGCTGGTCATAACTGACCAGAACGAGGTGGACAATGTGGTACTAGGCTTTACCCACAGATTTGTCCTGGTGTTTGCATTCACCTCCTTGCAGGAGGAACCCTACTTAGCAGATTGGAAACAGTGGCTATGGAATCCAGAATTATTCAGTCCTGACTGTGAGCAAAAGACCTATTCCTCCTGGGTCAAGGACCCAGAGACAAGAAGAAAAGCAATACAAATGGCTAAATCCTTTTCAACATTTGCCAAGGCCAATCATTCCACTGAGAAAACACAATTCATTGTGGCATCTGTCCCAGATGTGGAGAGCAAGGGGGTCTCTATTTACCTCTATGAAAAGGGACTGCTGGTCAGCACCAACTTTGAGCTACCAGtcaaacctccccctccccagattGCTGGGGTCACACATGACTGTGTAGACCTCACACTGATCCCAGCAtctgggaagaaagagaggatcaCTGGCTATCAGATAGAGTACCAGGTTGTAGGGGAAGAGGACTGGACCACCATCCCTGTGTCTGGAAAGCCAGAGGTATTCAAAGTGAGTGGCCTTGAGCCTTGCACAGAGTATGTGTTCAGGTTTGCTGAGGTGTGGGAGCTAGGGCTCAGTGAGAGCAGTGATATGAGCCTTGCTGTGAGGACACTTCCCCCAAGCTGCCCTCCTGGGAAGCCAGAAGCTGTTGTGGTAGGACCACAGTCTGTGACCCTGCACTGGGAAGGTCCAAGTGTTGTTGGAGCAGGAGTCAAGATCAAAGAGTATAGAATAGGGTAcagagaggagactgaggctgaggaggaggaggaaggagaatggcATGAACACAGCACAGGAAATAACGAGATGTACTGTGACATTGATGGACTGACACCCCAGACTGTGTACAGGTTCCGAGTTTCTGCTGTGTATGATGGAGGCTGGACCAGTGAGAGCAGTGACAAGAGTGGCCCAGTGAGGACCCTCTCTTACACAGAGGAAGCTACGACCTCTG